In Danaus plexippus chromosome 28, MEX_DaPlex, whole genome shotgun sequence, a genomic segment contains:
- the LOC116776371 gene encoding uncharacterized protein LOC116776371, producing the protein MWTKAFLTLIGVYMVYTETNQSQLDNEKLPIMTDRGRQETPEVVLQLKYEEGELNKIYLTQFRKEPKSLTPPVPAQNALCVDLCHGGLGGEVCGSTCEKMVPVGLQTALNNKNSTDDEYGQPRVGVCPVLCRNGLGSPLCHCSNDSVAPTDWKAVCNVFCDVDDYELRGCPKCEKTDSPRQLLNSGMMALDTAQGWRFWCNVQCRQGHGGAACNCDRAPFQ; encoded by the exons ATGTGGACGAAAGCCTTCCTCACCCTCATAGGCGTGTACATGGTCTACACGGAGACCAACCAATCACAGCTTGATAACGAGAAACTGCCAATCATGACCGACAGAGGGAGACAGGAGACACCGGAAGTGGTGCTGCAGTTAAAATACGAGGAAGGGGAGCTGAATAAGATATACCTGACGCAGTTCAGGAAAGAGCCGAAGAGCTTAACACCCCCAGTGCCGGCACAGAACGCGCTGTGTGTGGACCTGTGTCACGGgg GTCTGGGGGGTGAAGTGTGCGGTTCCACCTGTGAAAAGATGGTCCCGGTTGGTCTCCAGACGGCTTTGAACAACAAAAACAGCACGGATGACGAGTACGGCCAGCCAAGGGTCGGGGTGTGCCCTGTACTGTGTAGAAACGGCTTAG GCTCACCGCTATGTCACTGTTCAAACGACTCGGTAGCGCCCACAGATTGGAAAGCCGTGTGTAACGTGTTCTGTGACGTGGACGATTACGAGTTAAGAG GGTGCCCCAAATGCGAAAAGACCGATTCACCGCGCCAACTCCTGAACTCCGGCATGATGGCCCTTGATACAGCTCAAGGTTGGAGATTCTGGTGTAACGTACAGTGCAGGCAAGGCCACGGTGGAGCTGCCTGCAACTGTGACAGAGCCCCGTTTCAGTAG